In the Xanthobacteraceae bacterium genome, CCCTCGAATGCAACGGTCGCAACCCGCTGAACCATGCCCCCTCCTGCTGCGAATAGCCTAAGCTGGACGCAACCCGGACACAAGAACAATTCGTGAACATAATTATGCAGAAAAAACCGAAGCTTGCCGTCCCGGCAACCGCATATTGCCCGGCCAACGAATGGCCCATGCTTGCCTACGATGACTGGAAGGATACCTGTGCCACGCTGCATCTCTGGACGCAGGTGATCGGCAAGATCCGGCTGGCTCTCGCCGCACCGGTGAACCACTGGTGGCACTCGACGCTCTACGTCACGTCGCGCGGACTGACGACCTCGCCGATGCCCTATCGCGGGCGTTTCGTGCAGATCGATTTCGATTTCCTCGCCCATAAATTGAAACTGACCGGTAGCGATGGCAAGGGCGATGAAATAGCGCTGGCGCCGCGCAGCGTCGCGGACTTCCACGCCGAAGTAATGGCGAAGCTGCGCGCGCTCGGCGTGGACGTTCACATCTGGACCATGCCGGTGGAAATCGCCGGAGCGATTCCGTTCGAGCGCGATAACGAACACAAATCCTATGACGCGGAAGCGGTCACGAAATTCTGGCGGCAGCTTTCGCAGGCGGATCGCGTGCTCAACATTTTCCGCTCGCACTGGCTCGGCAAGGTCAGCCCGGTGCATTTCTTCTGGGGCAGTTTCGATCTCGCGGTGACGCGGTTTTCGGGGCGCACCGCGCCGCCGATGATGAACACCGCGCCGAACCTCGGCCTCTGGGTCATGCAGGAAGCCTACTCGCACGAAGTGAGCAGTGCCGGTTTCTGGCCCGGCAACGGCGGCTATGGCCGCGCGGCGTTCTATTGCTACGCCTATCCTGAGCCGGAAGGATTCAAGAGCACGAAAGTGAAACCGGCCGCCGCCCACTACGACGAGAACCTGCGCCAGTTTCTTCTGCCCTACGACGATGCGCGCGCTGCAAAGTCGCCGGACGAAGCCGTCCTCGATTTTCTGCAATCGGCATACGAAGCGGCTGCCGTGGATGCAAAGTGGGATCGCACGGCGCTGGAGCGGGCTTCGCCGAAATAACCGCTACTTCAGGAGCGCGCGCAGGTTCGGCAGCCCTTTTACTTCCGCGGGAGCGCCGGCGCTTTTCATGATGCCGCTCGCGCGCAGCGCGGGCGCGCCGTTCGACGTGATCAGGCATTGCACGAACAGGAAATTACGGGTCGCGCGCAGAAGATCTGTGCGGCCTTCCACCCACGCACCGAGCGGCGCGGGTGCGAGGAAATCCGCGGTCATGCTCACCGTCGGCATGAAGCCGAACTCGCTCTCGGATTCGAAGCGCGCGCCGAGGCTGAGCAGCATGTCGGCGAAGGTCATCAACATGCCGCCGTGGCACACGCCGCCGATGTTGCAATGATGACGCGCGACGCGAAAGCCGAGCACCAGTTTGTCGCCGTCGCGCTTGCCGTATAGCGCGCCGGTATGGGTGATGAAGTTTTCCACCGAGTCGAAACGGATTTCGACGAACCCGGCGGGCGCGGCCTGCGCCGTGTTGTTCTGCATGTTCATTTGCGCTTGTTCTCGATCGTGTCCCACAGCATCGCCGCCACATCCGGCCCGCCGAGGTTCTTGATCGCGCGGATGCCGGTGGGGGACGTGACGTT is a window encoding:
- a CDS encoding PaaI family thioesterase, with the translated sequence MQNNTAQAAPAGFVEIRFDSVENFITHTGALYGKRDGDKLVLGFRVARHHCNIGGVCHGGMLMTFADMLLSLGARFESESEFGFMPTVSMTADFLAPAPLGAWVEGRTDLLRATRNFLFVQCLITSNGAPALRASGIMKSAGAPAEVKGLPNLRALLK